DNA from Rhinatrema bivittatum chromosome 16, aRhiBiv1.1, whole genome shotgun sequence:
ttAATTCATGCTGAGATATCACTGATTCAGCTAAATTTCCCTCTTTATCCCTAAGTTGCTAATGTGTCTTAAAGTTCAGTTGAGGGTTCATCAGGTCAGTTTTGAGCCCTCCTGAATCACAGTTCAGATCCTGATACTCTAACGCTGACCTAATTCTAATGCTAATTGGGATTGTGGAGTCGATGTCTGTCCCATAGACATTATTAACAAGAAGCTCACCCAGAACTAATGGACCCTACTTTTAGGCACATGAGCACATGTGCCTGGTGTGTGCATATGCATTAATCTGGGTGGGAAAAACCTTCACCTATCACACTCCTCATGCCTTCCTGATACCTaacacaaaagttattagggACACTCCAGATGAAGATACATTTATATCAGAAACCAATTATTAATCAGTCCAGAAATTACCTAATTAAAAACAATCATCCTTATTTCAGGCTTACAATTCTACTTAAGAATAACATGACAAGCGCACTCACCATAAGAGATTTGTAAAATTATATCTGAGGATGCCGCACATTGGAGGAATAAAAAAAGGTTCTAATCTAAATTTAATAAAGGTTTGACTTCATCATTTACCTTTTCATCAATGGTTTCTTCATCTCTGGTATGGCTTGCTTGATAAGCTAGGACTATATAAATTAGCTGGTAGGGGCATTTGGGACATGATCCCTGGAAACTTACAGTGTTTTTCTTATTTCTAAATCTTTTGATTATTATTGTGCACATCCTGTAACTCCTATAGAGTTTACACAGTTTTAAGAAAATCTAAgataatacttttttaaaataattggaTATATTTTCTGTGTAGTTTATAGGTGACACCATGTAATGATTATTGTGTGGTGTTTAATAAGTAGGTATCATTCCCTGAGAAGCCTTCTGGAAAGAAGCTAAGAGACCATTTCAGTCTTAATAGTAATAATGACAGAGAATAAGAgacagagtgaaagagagagatggtCCTAGGATTCAGTTAGTCATTCATAAACTCCTTCTGAgatccctaaggggtagattttataacatgcgtgcacgtgTCCGTGTGTGTGCCAGcgcacgcatgtcataaaatcaggtggccacgtgcacatgcacgccggattttaaaatctgcatgcgcTTGTGCGAGCGGCACATGCAAAGGGGGTGAATTTATGAAAAATCCATGCagcgatgcaatcaggccttccccagttccctcccagtccactccaattaaagagcggactgggagggaactaccctaaccccttacctaaccttcctttccctaaccctctcctcctcacctcctAAAGCTAACCTACCTCACCTGTTTTTTTATGCACACCAGCCGGATGCCAGCGCATGCTTCCCCAGAAAGGCCTCTGTCCTgcccttccctgcccctccccactctCCCCATTCCCTAGCCCatccctttgaagaggcccagcacttgtgcgcgtaccggggtttacacacgtggccaggcccttttaaaaattcatgcgccacgtgcaaggcccggccacttgcataaaccccggattttatgtgCACTTGTCTTTCAAAATCTGGCCTTTAACATCCAGATTCTCCGCATCAAGATCTTCTGAATTAATTCCTTAATATTTAAAGACCTCATTCTAATTCAATGTCAATATATACATTGCCTACTTGAGTTTAATTAATGGTCTGATCCAACAAGAAGAACTTTATCTGGTGACTGATGATTGAGTGACCAATTTGACAAACACATATTTTCGGTCCAGTTCTCTGaagaatttaatttatatttttatagctatgtatctatatataaggtagtaaccgccacaccagcaagttaccctgatgcacTTTATTCATTTCCAATCCACTAGTcttcagggatccacagtgtttatcccatgcccctttgaatcttttactgtttttttaaggggcttgggataaacactgtggttccCTACAGGCCACGGGATGGGAACGAagtaaagagtgcatgggggtaacttgctggtgtggtggttactacccttacccaatAAGTCTTCCTACTGTTGATACAACTAcatcaatgctctctgcttcaacggcaggggggaaagggaaaaggggaattagattcagacagcaaccaacaatgacattgaattttacgatctgagaaaacaaataagcatgaggataacttgctgatgcggctgttactacccttaactaataagcctgataattgtgatgcaactccaatatagctctctgcttcaatggcaagaggtaacagggacatggactcaaacagcaaccaacaaggtttACCCCCTTTATCCCCCACCCTTAAAATCACACTGACTTACctatattcttttttgttttactacttccACACCATCCATATCAGGAGCAAATTTACATGGCAGGAAACCCCAGTGCATGCAAGAATGTATAAGTATTTATGCAAACGTTTCTTGGCCAGGTCCCAATATGCCCATGCACCACCCAGTCTATGCCCATGCTCTACCCCATTTCTCTAAACTTCTTACTTGTGCACACTGAGGGAGATATGCACATCCTCAGGCAGGCTTTAAAATCCTCTCGGTGACAGCCAGcccagcttgtgtgtgtgtgtatctcctggttttggcatgcacGGAGCTTTTAAAGTTTTCCGGTTTAATTTTGCTCTTTTatgtttttcctaaccattttcctcatttttatctTAATCacccttctgaaagttaaatgcatTTACAGtaaatttctttagtgtcctccctccagtaattaaaaacaaattgatcatgttgtgatcactattgccaagtcaGATGGAGTAATGGCCTCCTTCTTCATGATccattattaaaaacaaaaaaacccaacaaaataaataaattcaacagTTTTTCATGGTTTCACTTTCACTCCATAAGTGGCAGTACAAACATGGGTCAGACGAGTGTTTATTCCTGATGGCATTTCAGATGGAATGCAGAGAGAGAGGTTTTTTCCTTTCATATTATTTTCTAATGATAATTTTTCTTAGGGCATTTTTAACTTCTTGATTTCTTAGACTATAAATCATGGGGTTTAGCATGGGGGTGAGTACTGTGTACAGGAGGGCAAACATTTTATCTTGCTCTGGTGATTGCATTGAGCTTGGCCTCATGTATACAAACAAAACTGTCCCATAAAATAGAAGAACaactgtgaggtgggaggagcaggtggagaaggccttgcttCTCCCATCAGAAGAGTGGATTTTCAGGATGGCTACAATGATAAAGATGTAGGATGACAGAGTTAGAAGAAATGGGATGAGAGACAAAAATGCTCCTTCAGAAAGTACAAGTATTTCAAAGTTATGAGCATCACTGCAAGATAACTTTAGCAGTGCATTGGGATCACAGAAGAAGTGGTTAATCTCATTGGAGCCACAATAGGAGAACTGAGATATGAACATTTCAATAGGAACTTCATCCAGAGATCCAGCTATCCATGAAGCAGCCATCAATAAGATACAGATTCTTTTACTCATCATGAGTGGGTATCGTAAGGGGTTGCAGATTGCCACATAGCGGTCATAGGCCATGGCAGTGAGAAGGAGGAATTCAGTACTTGTTAAACTTAGGAAACAGCAAAGTTGTGTCATACATAGAGAGAAGGAAATTAATATTTTTCCTTTAAAGAGACTTTGCAGCAATgttgagagagtgactgaggtgTTACAGATATCGATGAAGGACAGGttgctgaggaagaagtacatgggtttGTGGAGATGATGGTCAGACCACATTAAGGTTAGAAACCCAAGGTTTCCCAGAATAGAGATAAAGAAGGCTGGTAAAACTATTACATAAATTAAGGTTTTCTCATGAGAATATTTATTAAAGCCCAGAATAATGAATCCTGTTGTCCCTGTCTTATTCTCTATCTCCATTGTTTCAGCGCCCATAATCTGTTAGGATATGAAGAAAGAGATTAAAACATTGCAATTCAATGAATAttgaaaacaataatataaaGGTAGCTCCAGTCATGCCTATTGCTATCAGTGTTGAAAAAcactcagggccagattttaatacctccattccctccaaggccactctgatatTGGGCAGCCTCGGCAGAACTTTCCTtcggctccccccaccttccccccaccttcccctcccttcccctatctaacccgtccctgagccctacctaaatcccccccacctttattatataagttacgcctgcctctggcaggtgtaacttgcgtgtaccggccagctgctggcgcgcaatcccccgCTTTACTTCTGTGCTGAAGGCTTcggtcccgccccaccccttttttcaagccccaggacatacgcacatcctggggctttacatgcactgctgggccttttgaaaataggcctggtgcatgtaggcttttaaaatctgcccctcagtcaTTTAATTCTTCTCAAAGTCATAAGTAGCAGCTGATACTAGTTATAAATCATTTATCATCCATTATCCTATCCGTTTTCACATCCTCCCTCTCACCAAGTCATCTATAGCAATATCAGAGGGATGAAATTATGGTGTAGATGAATGCACACTTCTGAAAATTACCATCTTGGGAAGGATGTGTGAGA
Protein-coding regions in this window:
- the LOC115077625 gene encoding olfactory receptor 1019-like, with translation MAYDRYVAICNPLRYPLMMSKRICILLMAASWIAGSLDEVPIEMFISQFSYCGSNEINHFFCDPNALLKLSCSDAHNFEILVLSEGAFLSLIPFLLTLSSYIFIIVAILKIHSSDGRSKAFSTCSSHLTVVLLFYGTVLFVYMRPSSMQSPEQDKMFALLYTVLTPMLNPMIYSLRNQEVKNALRKIIIRK